A portion of the Sabethes cyaneus chromosome 3, idSabCyanKW18_F2, whole genome shotgun sequence genome contains these proteins:
- the LOC128740366 gene encoding kinesin light chain 2-like, whose protein sequence is MENLVDHPDSVATLNHLTFLHEYRGNHQQAEMLCLRALAIQERLVGKNHPDVAKQLRDLALLCQGQLKYEEEELYYKRALQIYESGSELDDPDAVATRDDLAGYYLRHGKLKDAELLYKYVLTRVHEAQFGPIDDDHKPVWQIAEERESDKGQICDDTPYSMYGSWHNITRKAREPLTIVNKMEDSKNNTQMTSTSEDTQQWLDEAEATLGQLQQDKKSTDSHDSFEKIHGQVLQYVAEGRYEEVPLLCEEAVAQLEMIYGHDHPNVATILNTLALVHCDQCNYKEAERLLAEVLAIREKTLGNHPDVVATLNDLSVLHEVCANYQKAELFYFKAIDMRERLVGEYHPDVALQIQDLALLYQNQMLYEEAEFCYKRAMEIYVSSLGPESSYVEVARNNLAKCYLMQDRFKDAEILYKQELTRIHEISFGPIDQHNKPIWQIAEERQVARGKKHDNTPYNMYGSWHNVIMVQSSTVPATLRHLAELYYRQGKQEAARTLENCAARAMQATSSV, encoded by the exons ATGGAAAACCTCGTAGATCATCCGGACTCTGTCGCAACCTTGAACCACCTAACTTTTTTGCACGAATATCGTGGCAACCACCAGCAAGCGGAAATGTTATGTTTGAGAGCTTTAGCTATTCAAGAGCGGTTAGTCGGTAAGAACCATCCGGACGTAGCAAAGCAGCTTCGTGACCTGGCCTTGCTGTGCCAGGGCCAGCTCAAATATGAAGAAGAAGAGCTTTACTACAAGCGAGCGCTACAGATCTATGAATCGGGGTCCGAGCTAGATGACCCGGACGCTGTGGCTACCAGAGACGATTTAGCAGGCTACTACCTAAGACACGGTAAGCTGAAGGATGCAGAATTGCTATACAAATATGTACTGACGAGGGTACATGAGGCCCAATTCGGTCCGATCGACGATGACCACAAACCAGTCTGGCAAATTGCAGAAGAACGCGAGTCCGATAAGGGACAAATATGTGACGATACGCCATACAGCATGTACGGTAGCTGGCACAACATTACCAGG AAAGCTCGAGAACCCTTAACCATTGTGAACAAGATGGAAGATTCTAAAAACAACACGCAAATGACAAGTACATCAGAAGATACCCAACAATGGCTAGACGAGGCGGAGGCAACCCTAGGTCAGTTACAGCAGGACAAGAAATCTACGGACTCGCATGACTCATTCGAAAAAATCCACGGTCAGGTGCTTCAATACGTTGCTGAGGGTCGTTACGAAGAGGTACCGCTTCTATGTGAGGAAGCGGTTGCCCAACTGGAGATGATATACGGCCACGATCATCCAAACGTTGCGACCATTTTGAATACTCTAGCGCTAGTGCACTGTGATCAGTGCAACTACAAGGAGGCTGAACGTTTGTTAGCCGAAGTTCTGGCTATTAGAGAAAAAACGCTCGGAAATCATCCAGACGTCGTCGCAACATTAAATGACCTATCAGTTTTGCATGAGGTCTGTGCCAACTATCAGAAGGCCGAATTATTCTATTTTAAAGCCATAGATATGCGAGAACGGTTGGTAGGTGAATATCATCCGGACGTAGCCTTGCAAATTCAAGACTTGGCTTTACTATACCAAAACCAGATGCTGTACGAAGAAGCAGAATTTTGTTACAAacgagctatggaaatttaCGTATCATCGTTAGGACCAGAAAGTTCATACGTTGAAGTTGCCAGAAATAATCTGGCCAAGTGTTACTTAATGCAGGACAGATTCAAGGATGCAGAAATACTGTATAAGCAAGAGCTCACAAGAATACACGAGATAAGTTTCGGTCCTATCGACCAGCACAACAAGCCGATATGGCAAATTGCCGAAGAGCGACAGGTGGCGAGGGGTAAAAAACATGACAATACGCCTTACAACATGTACGGCAGCTGGCACAATGTTATCATGGTACAATCATCAACGGTGCCGGCTACCCTGAGACACTTGGCGGAGTTATACTATCGACAGGGTAAACAGGAAGCCGCTAGAACACTGGAGAACTGCGCTGCACGAGCCATGCAAGCCACTAGTAGT gtatAA
- the LOC128740367 gene encoding kinesin light chain-like, which produces MEDSKNNTQMTSTSEDTQQWLDEAEATLGQLQQDKKSTDSHDSFEKIHGQVLQYVAEGRYEEVPLLCEEAVAQLEMIYGHDHPNVATILNTLALVHCDQCNYKEAERLLAEVLAIREKTLGNHPDVVATLNDLSVLHEVCANYQKAELFYFKAIDMRERLVGEYHPDVALQIQDLALLYQNQMLYEEAEFCYKRAMEIYVSSLGPESSYVEVARNNLAKCYLMQDRFKDAEILYKQELTRIHEISFGPIDQHNKPIWQIAEERQVARGKKHDNTPYNMYGSWHNVIMVQSSTVPATLRHLAELYYRQGKQEAARTLENCAARAMQATSSIKAT; this is translated from the exons ATGGAAGATTCTAAAAACAACACGCAAATGACAAGTACATCAGAAGATACCCAACAATGGCTAGACGAGGCGGAGGCAACCCTAGGTCAGTTACAGCAGGACAAGAAATCTACGGACTCGCATGACTCATTCGAAAAAATCCACGGTCAGGTGCTTCAATACGTTGCTGAGGGTCGTTACGAAGAGGTACCGCTTCTATGTGAGGAAGCGGTTGCCCAACTGGAGATGATATACGGCCACGATCATCCAAACGTTGCGACCATTTTGAATACTCTAGCGCTAGTGCACTGTGATCAGTGCAACTACAAGGAGGCTGAACGTTTGTTAGCCGAAGTTCTGGCTATTAGAGAAAAAACGCTCGGAAATCATCCAGACGTCGTCGCAACATTAAATGACCTATCAGTTTTGCATGAGGTCTGTGCCAACTATCAGAAGGCTGAATTATTCTATTTTAAAGCCATAGATATGCGAGAACGGTTGGTAGGTGAATATCATCCGGACGTAGCCTTGCAAATTCAAGACTTGGCTTTACTATACCAAAACCAGATGCTGTACGAAGAAGCAGAATTTTGTTACAAacgagctatggaaatttaCGTATCATCGTTAGGACCAGAAAGTTCATACGTTGAAGTTGCCAGAAATAATCTGGCCAAGTGTTACTTAATGCAGGACAGATTCAAGGATGCAGAAATACTGTATAAGCAAGAGCTCACAAGAATACACGAGATAAGTTTCGGTCCTATCGACCAGCACAACAAGCCGATATGGCAAATTGCCGAAGAGCGACAGGTGGCGAGGGGTAAAAAACATGACAATACGCCTTACAACATGTACGGCAGCTGGCACAATGTTATCATGGTACAATCATCAACGGTGCCGGCTACCCTGAGACACTTGGCGGAGTTATACTATCGACAGGGTAAACAGGAAGCCGCTAGAACACTGGAGAACTGCGCTGCACGAGCCATGCAAGCCACTAGTAGT ATTAAGGCgacataa